A region from the Phycisphaerales bacterium genome encodes:
- a CDS encoding NAD(P)-binding domain-containing protein, with the protein MTFLATSLLSGTLAIVPVAALGIAITLLLRRRFELKRFEQSHRARSEAIQKGSHKARLLHPDIDLTKCIGCGTCVKACPEDGVLDLLHGQAVIVHGARCVGHGRCADVCPTGAIALTFGDLTDRSDLPAIDENFEAVGVPGLFLAGELTGFSLVRTATSHGATVANAVAQRLEDSLPLNEPDVVDLLIVGVGPAGLACALRAKELGINYLVIEQADKIGGTVAAYPRKKMVMTQPIRLPLHGTLAKLEYMKEDLVELWNSLIGKHEVPTRTGVRLIDVIRGDDGVFTAKTSDGPIRARNVCLSLGRRGTPKKLGIKGEDLPKVAYSLLDAESYNYKNILVVGGGDSAAEAAVGLSEQEGNTVTLVNRAPDWTRVKAKNEARINKAVQSGRLNVLMEANTQLIEPESVVVHRTLGDRIEEVKLLNDDVFILIGGDPPFDLLKRAGVSFDPKMRPETAPVADNTTPLLWATGLLLFLAIAMVLWGAYHLNYYTATLAERTLKDVHSILRPSGKVGVSLGIMAVLLFAWNLTYLARRSSKVGRFLPGSLRFWMGSHVFTGFASFFFVMVHAGFIYRLTVGGFAMLSLGVVLTAGLVGRYFYSIVPHAANGREMRLDEVRARLTNLASTWEKSSRGLGDSVRARVDALVAQDRWRPTLVGRAWQMLVSHFRIRRALRELRHDPAFEDVPESERVELLDLARRSFRLSLQIAHYEEIRAVLGTWRYVHGWLALLMVLFVVAHVITAIRYASLDLPVPQSWIQPESTSRSANVEETP; encoded by the coding sequence ATGACCTTCCTTGCCACGAGTCTCCTCTCCGGCACGCTCGCGATCGTCCCCGTCGCGGCGCTCGGCATCGCCATCACTCTGCTTCTGCGCCGACGCTTCGAACTCAAACGCTTCGAGCAGAGCCACCGTGCCCGTTCCGAGGCGATCCAGAAGGGAAGCCACAAAGCACGGCTCCTCCACCCCGACATCGACCTCACCAAGTGCATCGGCTGTGGCACGTGCGTCAAAGCTTGCCCGGAGGACGGCGTACTCGACCTCCTCCACGGTCAGGCTGTCATCGTTCACGGCGCACGCTGTGTCGGGCACGGGCGTTGCGCCGACGTCTGTCCCACGGGCGCCATCGCGCTCACCTTCGGTGATCTCACGGATCGATCTGACCTTCCCGCGATCGACGAGAACTTTGAGGCTGTCGGTGTTCCCGGGCTCTTTCTCGCCGGTGAACTCACCGGATTCTCTCTCGTCCGCACCGCCACGTCGCACGGTGCGACGGTTGCCAATGCCGTCGCTCAGAGGCTCGAGGACTCGCTTCCTTTGAACGAACCCGACGTGGTCGATCTCCTCATCGTCGGCGTCGGGCCCGCCGGTCTCGCCTGCGCCCTCCGCGCCAAGGAACTGGGCATCAACTACCTCGTCATCGAGCAGGCCGACAAGATCGGCGGCACGGTCGCGGCGTATCCACGCAAGAAGATGGTCATGACCCAGCCCATCCGCCTTCCCCTCCACGGCACGCTCGCCAAGTTAGAGTACATGAAGGAAGACCTCGTCGAACTCTGGAACAGCCTCATCGGGAAGCACGAGGTTCCCACACGCACCGGCGTCCGCCTCATCGATGTGATCCGGGGCGACGACGGCGTCTTCACCGCCAAAACCAGCGATGGGCCCATCCGCGCGCGCAACGTCTGCCTCTCCCTCGGACGTCGCGGGACACCCAAGAAACTCGGCATCAAGGGCGAGGACCTCCCCAAGGTCGCCTACAGCCTCCTCGACGCCGAGTCGTACAACTACAAGAACATCCTCGTTGTCGGCGGCGGCGACAGTGCCGCCGAGGCAGCGGTCGGGCTCTCCGAGCAGGAGGGCAATACCGTCACCCTCGTCAACCGCGCCCCCGACTGGACGCGCGTGAAGGCCAAAAACGAGGCGCGCATCAACAAGGCCGTCCAGTCCGGGCGACTCAACGTCCTCATGGAGGCCAACACCCAACTCATTGAGCCCGAGTCCGTCGTTGTCCACCGCACCCTCGGCGACCGCATTGAAGAGGTGAAACTCCTCAACGACGACGTCTTCATCCTCATCGGCGGCGACCCGCCATTCGATCTCCTCAAGCGCGCCGGGGTCTCCTTCGACCCCAAGATGCGCCCCGAGACCGCCCCGGTCGCCGACAACACCACGCCCCTGCTCTGGGCCACAGGCCTTCTTCTTTTCCTCGCGATCGCCATGGTCCTTTGGGGCGCCTACCACCTCAACTACTACACCGCCACGCTTGCCGAACGCACACTCAAGGACGTTCATTCCATTCTCCGTCCTTCGGGCAAAGTCGGCGTCTCCCTCGGCATCATGGCCGTGCTCCTCTTCGCGTGGAACCTCACCTATCTCGCGCGACGCTCTTCCAAGGTTGGTCGATTCCTCCCCGGCTCGCTCCGGTTCTGGATGGGCTCGCACGTCTTCACCGGTTTCGCGAGTTTCTTCTTCGTCATGGTCCACGCTGGATTCATCTACCGCTTGACGGTCGGCGGCTTTGCCATGCTCTCGCTCGGGGTTGTTCTCACGGCGGGGCTCGTTGGGCGATACTTCTACTCCATCGTGCCCCACGCCGCCAACGGGCGCGAGATGCGCCTCGATGAGGTCCGCGCCCGCCTCACCAACCTCGCTTCGACGTGGGAGAAATCCAGCCGGGGCCTGGGTGACTCCGTCCGCGCGCGCGTGGACGCCCTGGTCGCCCAGGATCGCTGGCGCCCCACCCTCGTGGGACGAGCGTGGCAGATGCTCGTCTCCCACTTCCGGATCCGGCGTGCCTTGCGCGAACTCCGCCACGACCCGGCCTTCGAGGATGTCCCCGAGAGCGAGCGCGTCGAACTCCTTGACCTTGCCCGGCGGTCCTTCCGTCTTTCTCTCCAGATCGCCCACTATGAGGAGATCCGCGCCGTCCTTGGCACCTGGCGCTACGTGCACGGCTGGCTCGCCCTGCTCATGGTGCTCTTCGTCGTCGCCCATGTCATTACGGCGATCCGCT
- a CDS encoding tetratricopeptide repeat protein, protein MTGNDPLDTVIGLSEQVKRDTHAASQHLATARDLETKGNREGAVAALRKALASDPESQDVLFRLAYALDMLGEEDEAIALYERCVSIPPARVNALINLAVMHEDRGEYATAERYLRQVLETNPNHARANLFMKDILAARDMIVEEEADRDIFKRKAMLDTPVTDFELSVRARTCLKKMNIRTLGDLLRITEAELMGYKNFGETSLVEIKKMLTVKGLRLGQGLEDAHRLARRALMDQYRGTGQEAHLGRPVTDLNLSVRARKALQLLGIQTLGDLASHTEAELMGVKNFGATSLKEVIERLTEMGLALRPVDE, encoded by the coding sequence ATGACGGGCAACGACCCACTCGATACCGTGATCGGCCTTTCCGAGCAGGTGAAGCGCGACACCCATGCCGCCAGCCAGCACCTCGCCACCGCGCGCGATCTCGAGACCAAGGGCAACCGCGAGGGCGCCGTCGCCGCTCTTCGCAAGGCTCTTGCCTCCGACCCGGAGAGCCAGGACGTGCTCTTCCGCCTCGCGTACGCGCTCGACATGCTCGGCGAAGAGGACGAGGCGATCGCGCTCTATGAGCGTTGTGTCTCGATCCCGCCGGCGCGCGTGAATGCGCTCATCAACCTCGCCGTCATGCACGAGGATCGCGGCGAGTACGCGACGGCCGAGCGGTATCTGCGTCAGGTCCTCGAGACGAACCCTAATCACGCTCGCGCGAACCTCTTCATGAAGGACATCCTCGCCGCACGCGACATGATCGTTGAGGAAGAGGCCGACCGCGACATCTTCAAGCGAAAGGCGATGCTCGACACGCCCGTGACGGACTTCGAGCTCTCCGTTCGTGCGCGCACGTGCCTCAAGAAGATGAACATCCGAACGCTGGGTGATCTCCTCCGCATCACCGAGGCGGAACTCATGGGCTACAAGAACTTCGGCGAGACGAGCCTCGTCGAGATCAAGAAGATGCTCACCGTCAAGGGTCTGCGCCTGGGCCAGGGCCTCGAGGACGCCCACCGTCTCGCCCGCCGGGCGCTCATGGACCAGTACCGCGGGACCGGGCAGGAGGCCCACCTCGGGCGCCCCGTGACGGACCTGAATCTCTCCGTCCGCGCTCGAAAGGCCCTCCAACTCCTGGGTATCCAGACCCTCGGCGACCTCGCCAGCCACACCGAGGCCGAACTCATGGGCGTCAAGAACTTCGGCGCGACCTCCCTCAAGGAAGTCATCGAACGCCTCACCGAGATGGGCCTCGCTCTCCGTCCAGTCGATGAATGA
- a CDS encoding MATE family efflux transporter: MSESHDSATPIPQPGFMPAARDLIRLAIPTVATMTSFTLMQFVDRLMVSRIGPDPVYVGAQGNGGLASWMPISFMMGLITVINSFVSQNLGAGKPERGAAYAWHAIYLAILGWLALIPYALALPTLFSLLGHEGERLAMESSYARILVLGSCITLSARAISHYFYGMHKPTIVMVATILGNLTNIALNWVLIYGHLGAPALGVTGAAIATVCGTAVEFLIPFALFLSPRLNARFHTRRACRVDLAVIRDIFRVGWPGGLMFVNEMFCWSIFMIVLVGEFGEVHSTAGWIAHQYMSMSFMPAVGMNVAITASVGKCMGMGRPDLAATRTWVAIAIAMVYMVACGLVFVLFRHDLAGFLVSKESAPEVKAEVVSLAGKFLIAAATFQLFDAIAMTVSGALRGAGDTHWPGIVTVVLAWTIIVGGGVAAVTFLPDWKSVGPWAAASAYIIILSLALLARFLGGKWRTLTLVREMAGSDPSAP, translated from the coding sequence ATGTCAGAATCGCACGATTCAGCGACACCCATCCCCCAGCCCGGGTTCATGCCCGCGGCCCGTGATCTCATCCGTCTCGCGATCCCCACCGTCGCGACGATGACCTCGTTCACGCTTATGCAGTTCGTCGATCGTCTCATGGTCTCGCGTATCGGGCCGGACCCGGTGTATGTTGGCGCGCAGGGCAATGGCGGGCTCGCGTCGTGGATGCCCATCTCGTTCATGATGGGCCTCATCACCGTCATCAACTCGTTCGTCTCCCAGAATCTCGGCGCGGGCAAGCCCGAGCGCGGGGCGGCGTACGCGTGGCACGCGATCTACCTGGCGATCCTCGGCTGGCTTGCGCTCATTCCCTACGCCCTCGCGCTCCCCACGCTCTTCTCGCTCCTTGGACACGAGGGCGAACGCCTCGCGATGGAGTCGTCGTACGCGCGCATCCTCGTCCTCGGCTCGTGCATCACTCTCAGCGCTCGTGCGATCTCACACTACTTCTATGGAATGCACAAGCCGACGATCGTCATGGTGGCCACCATCCTCGGCAACCTCACCAACATCGCGCTCAACTGGGTGCTAATCTATGGCCACCTCGGCGCGCCCGCGCTCGGTGTCACCGGGGCCGCGATCGCCACAGTCTGTGGGACCGCCGTCGAGTTCCTCATCCCCTTCGCCCTCTTCCTCTCGCCCAGACTCAACGCCAGGTTCCACACGCGCCGCGCGTGTCGCGTCGACCTCGCTGTGATTCGCGACATTTTTCGCGTTGGATGGCCGGGCGGCCTGATGTTCGTGAACGAGATGTTCTGCTGGTCCATCTTCATGATCGTGCTCGTCGGGGAGTTCGGGGAGGTGCATAGCACCGCCGGGTGGATCGCCCATCAGTACATGTCGATGTCCTTCATGCCCGCCGTCGGCATGAACGTCGCGATCACCGCGAGTGTCGGGAAGTGCATGGGCATGGGCCGCCCGGACCTCGCGGCGACGCGCACCTGGGTCGCCATCGCGATCGCCATGGTCTATATGGTCGCGTGTGGACTTGTCTTCGTTCTCTTTCGCCACGATCTCGCGGGGTTCCTCGTGAGCAAGGAGTCTGCGCCCGAGGTCAAGGCCGAGGTCGTCTCCCTTGCCGGCAAGTTCCTGATTGCCGCGGCGACGTTCCAACTCTTCGACGCCATCGCCATGACCGTGAGCGGTGCTCTCCGCGGCGCGGGTGACACCCACTGGCCGGGGATTGTCACCGTGGTGCTCGCGTGGACAATCATCGTCGGCGGGGGCGTGGCTGCAGTCACGTTCTTGCCGGATTGGAAGTCGGTAGGGCCGTGGGCGGCCGCCTCGGCGTACATCATCATCCTCAGCCTCGCCTTATTGGCCAGATTCCTGGGTGGGAAGTGGCGAACGCTCACACTTGTTCGGGAAATGGCTGGTTCAGACCCCTCTGCGCCTTGA
- a CDS encoding ATP-dependent Clp protease proteolytic subunit, translating into MSGYLVPIVIEKTARGERAYDIYSRLLKDRIIFLGGPVEDNAANLIVAQLLFLANEDPKADIHFYINSPGGSVTAGLGILDTMRFVQCDVCTYVIGQAASMGSVLACAGAKGKRFALTNARNLMHQPLIGGVLEGQATDIEIEAREMLRLRDRLYSIYSDATGQTIDRITKDCDRNKWLDEKEMLEYGLIDKVLTRMPTPIAKREKDE; encoded by the coding sequence ATGTCCGGCTATCTGGTTCCCATCGTTATCGAGAAGACCGCTCGCGGCGAACGCGCGTACGACATCTACTCGCGCCTGCTCAAGGACCGCATCATCTTCCTCGGCGGGCCTGTCGAGGACAACGCCGCCAACCTCATCGTCGCCCAGCTCCTCTTCCTCGCCAACGAGGATCCCAAGGCCGACATCCACTTCTATATCAACAGCCCCGGCGGCTCCGTCACGGCCGGACTGGGCATTCTCGACACGATGCGCTTCGTCCAGTGCGACGTCTGCACCTACGTGATCGGCCAGGCCGCCAGCATGGGCAGCGTCCTCGCCTGCGCCGGGGCCAAGGGCAAGCGATTCGCCCTCACCAACGCCCGGAATCTGATGCACCAGCCCCTCATCGGCGGCGTGCTCGAGGGCCAGGCGACCGACATCGAGATCGAGGCCCGCGAGATGCTCCGCCTCCGCGACCGCCTCTACTCCATCTATTCCGACGCCACCGGTCAGACCATCGATCGAATCACCAAGGACTGCGATCGCAATAAGTGGCTCGACGAGAAGGAAATGCTCGAATACGGCCTCATCGACAAGGTCCTCACCCGCATGCCGACTCCCATCGCCAAGCGCGAGAAGGACGAATAA
- a CDS encoding ATP-dependent Clp protease proteolytic subunit, with the protein MASASVSYQRTREMTIDELLLENRVVFLIGEINHASAARLMMQMLYLENQKRGQEINFYINSPGGAVDDTLAVYDTMRFLSSPVSTYCLGRAYSGAALLLTAGTKGKRYMLPHAKVMIHQPYGGVTGQAEDIRIQAEQIIKAKAELTRIIASHTGQPVETVQRDSERDKYFSAEEAVRYGLADEVLTEPPKSASSIPGVR; encoded by the coding sequence ATGGCGTCAGCATCGGTGTCCTACCAACGAACCCGCGAGATGACGATCGACGAGCTCTTGCTCGAGAATCGCGTCGTCTTCCTCATTGGCGAGATCAATCACGCCTCTGCCGCACGACTCATGATGCAGATGCTGTATCTCGAGAACCAGAAGCGAGGGCAGGAGATCAACTTCTACATCAACTCGCCGGGCGGGGCCGTCGACGACACCCTCGCCGTCTATGACACCATGCGGTTCCTCTCCTCCCCAGTCTCCACCTACTGCCTTGGGCGGGCCTATTCCGGCGCGGCCCTGCTCCTGACCGCCGGCACCAAGGGCAAGCGGTACATGCTCCCTCACGCCAAGGTCATGATCCACCAGCCCTACGGCGGCGTCACCGGCCAGGCCGAGGACATCCGCATCCAGGCCGAGCAGATCATCAAGGCCAAGGCCGAACTCACACGCATCATCGCCAGCCACACTGGACAGCCCGTCGAGACCGTCCAGCGCGACAGCGAGCGCGACAAGTACTTCTCCGCCGAGGAGGCCGTCAGGTATGGCCTTGCCGACGAGGTGCTCACCGAGCCTCCGAAGTCCGCCTCGTCCATCCCCGGCGTCCGCTGA
- a CDS encoding metallophosphoesterase family protein: MATAVISDIHGNVVALRAVLADIERRGCDRIICLGDTVGYGPDPLECVDLVQERCAWALMGNHDYGVLYEPTNFNIDAESSAFWTREQFEIEPDAEKRARRYDFLNRLRVRVVESVAGTGNASESGEEWSLLAVHGSPRRPINEYIFPDDPINNPDKMEGIFERVPRICVVGHTHVPGVFTDEPDFYPPDELGEGGYKFMADERAIINVGSVGQPRDFDPRSSYVILHPTHAEFVRVEYDVEATASKIRSIPELPQRLADRLLKGT; the protein is encoded by the coding sequence GTGGCGACGGCGGTGATCAGCGACATCCACGGAAACGTCGTCGCGCTGCGGGCGGTGCTCGCGGACATCGAGCGGCGTGGGTGCGATCGCATCATCTGCCTGGGGGACACCGTCGGCTATGGGCCAGACCCCCTGGAGTGCGTCGATCTCGTGCAGGAGCGGTGCGCGTGGGCGCTCATGGGCAACCATGACTATGGCGTGCTCTACGAGCCGACGAACTTCAATATTGACGCGGAATCGTCCGCGTTCTGGACGCGTGAGCAGTTCGAGATCGAGCCCGACGCCGAGAAGCGGGCGCGCCGGTACGACTTCCTGAACCGCTTGCGCGTGCGCGTGGTCGAATCGGTCGCGGGGACCGGGAATGCAAGCGAGTCGGGGGAGGAGTGGTCGCTGCTGGCGGTCCATGGCTCGCCGCGGCGCCCGATCAACGAGTACATCTTCCCCGATGATCCGATCAACAACCCGGACAAGATGGAGGGGATCTTCGAGCGAGTGCCCAGGATCTGCGTTGTGGGGCACACGCACGTCCCCGGCGTCTTCACCGACGAGCCGGACTTTTATCCACCCGATGAACTCGGCGAGGGCGGGTACAAGTTCATGGCGGACGAGCGGGCGATCATCAACGTCGGCTCGGTCGGTCAGCCCCGCGATTTCGACCCCCGCTCCAGTTACGTGATTCTTCACCCAACGCACGCCGAGTTCGTCCGCGTCGAGTACGACGTGGAGGCGACGGCGAGCAAGATCCGTTCGATTCCCGAACTCCCGCAACGCCTGGCGGATCGGCTGCTGAAAGGGACGTAG
- a CDS encoding YidC/Oxa1 family insertase periplasmic-domain containing protein, giving the protein MPQPKNTTLRILVPTVVALALAALAYVGIRQAMRPPANTPGESMSETTAPVPTPTDAVSTTPEPSKATSTAAAASTPTETAIPQPSKTPTTPLTDTPPTIPTASAAPAVTPTTSNPVYRALEYPGQGVPADLGDLTPDVAQGYKALVEFSAIGAGVKRIRLADYFETIERQVHLSVQNEVVVPTTGGGDPSYLTPLAALAVSIDGHTVALSGSPDHPLWSFDASKPGEFVATIVDASDAPVLKVTRQYGLAMGSYHLTLRQRVENLSGRALSVRFYQIGPTDLERDRVSYMSDQRYMNFGYLLKPVQDPAGAYVRADDFRTPHTKLLGDKIGPSGAYALELTQWPNKEAMDNGYRLSWVSMTNHYFGAAVVPTFDPTNPPVKALPWVESVNRAYLPLADNTGYSTKSGDPIAVGARLDSIAMSIAPGASADLSLGFYAGPLDRKIIKSDPLLDSVSLKDMVVYNIGGMCAFCTFPWITSGLLALLQSIHDFVTRDWALAVIGLVLVVRTLLHPVTRWSQVRMTRFGKQMQKMGPKQKELQEKYKGDRAKLQQETARLWKEEGISPTGMLGCLPMFLQTPVWIALYATLYFAVQLRHEAGFYGLFQKIIPSGTAFSRFLADLSLPDQLVSFGRAIHVPLLSSLMGEFHGINILPLLLGVVFFIQQKYLSPPTVASSPEQEMQMKMVKFMSVVMFPLFMYNAPAGLTLYFATNSTLAIIENKWIRSHIDRYEKMYPEAGKKKGGGKDAGKPSGFMQRVLAAAEERKKMMEQMQSQTQRRGGKK; this is encoded by the coding sequence ATGCCCCAACCCAAGAACACCACGCTCCGCATCCTTGTTCCCACCGTCGTGGCGCTCGCGCTGGCCGCGTTGGCGTATGTGGGAATCCGTCAGGCGATGCGTCCCCCCGCGAACACACCCGGTGAGAGCATGAGTGAGACGACGGCACCAGTGCCGACGCCGACCGATGCCGTCTCGACAACGCCCGAGCCTTCCAAGGCCACGAGCACGGCAGCCGCGGCCAGCACTCCAACCGAAACGGCAATCCCCCAACCTTCGAAGACTCCGACAACTCCACTCACAGACACGCCACCCACTATTCCCACGGCCAGCGCCGCCCCTGCGGTCACACCAACGACCTCGAACCCTGTGTACCGAGCGCTCGAGTATCCAGGGCAGGGCGTGCCGGCGGATCTTGGCGATCTCACACCCGACGTGGCGCAAGGGTACAAGGCGTTGGTGGAGTTCTCGGCCATCGGCGCGGGGGTGAAGCGGATCCGTCTCGCGGACTACTTCGAGACGATCGAACGACAGGTTCATCTCTCGGTGCAGAACGAGGTCGTCGTGCCGACGACTGGCGGTGGAGATCCGTCGTATCTCACGCCTCTGGCGGCATTGGCCGTGAGCATCGACGGGCACACGGTGGCGCTCTCCGGTTCACCCGACCATCCACTCTGGAGTTTCGACGCGAGCAAGCCCGGCGAGTTCGTGGCGACGATCGTGGACGCATCGGATGCGCCCGTGCTCAAAGTCACACGTCAATACGGGCTGGCGATGGGGTCGTACCACCTGACGCTGCGACAACGCGTCGAGAACCTGTCGGGCCGGGCGCTGAGCGTCAGGTTCTATCAGATCGGTCCGACAGATCTTGAACGTGATCGCGTGTCATACATGAGCGATCAGCGGTACATGAACTTCGGGTACCTGTTGAAACCGGTCCAGGACCCGGCCGGGGCGTACGTCCGGGCGGATGATTTCCGCACGCCGCACACGAAACTCCTGGGGGACAAGATCGGCCCCAGCGGCGCGTACGCGTTGGAGTTGACCCAGTGGCCAAACAAAGAGGCGATGGACAACGGCTATCGCCTGTCGTGGGTGTCGATGACGAACCACTATTTTGGGGCGGCAGTCGTGCCGACCTTTGACCCGACGAACCCTCCCGTGAAGGCGCTGCCGTGGGTGGAGAGCGTCAATCGGGCGTACCTCCCGCTGGCGGACAACACGGGATACTCGACGAAGAGCGGCGACCCGATCGCGGTGGGCGCCCGCCTGGACTCGATCGCGATGTCGATCGCGCCGGGGGCATCGGCGGACCTGTCGCTGGGGTTCTACGCGGGGCCCCTGGACCGCAAGATCATCAAGTCAGATCCGCTCCTCGACAGCGTCTCGCTGAAGGACATGGTGGTGTACAACATCGGTGGGATGTGCGCGTTCTGCACGTTCCCATGGATCACGTCGGGGCTGCTCGCGCTCCTGCAGTCCATCCACGACTTTGTCACGCGAGACTGGGCGCTCGCGGTCATCGGGCTGGTGCTTGTGGTGCGGACGCTGCTGCATCCGGTGACGCGCTGGTCGCAGGTGCGAATGACGCGCTTCGGCAAGCAGATGCAGAAGATGGGCCCGAAGCAGAAGGAACTGCAGGAGAAGTACAAGGGCGACCGGGCGAAACTCCAGCAGGAGACGGCCCGCCTGTGGAAGGAAGAGGGCATCAGCCCGACGGGGATGCTCGGATGCCTCCCGATGTTCCTGCAGACCCCCGTGTGGATCGCGCTCTACGCGACCCTGTACTTCGCGGTGCAGTTGCGCCACGAGGCGGGGTTTTATGGACTCTTCCAGAAGATCATCCCGAGCGGGACGGCATTCAGCCGATTCCTCGCCGACCTGTCGCTGCCGGATCAGTTGGTGTCGTTCGGCAGGGCGATCCACGTGCCCCTGCTCTCCAGCCTGATGGGCGAGTTCCACGGGATCAACATTCTCCCGCTGCTCTTGGGCGTGGTGTTCTTCATCCAGCAGAAGTATCTCTCGCCGCCGACGGTCGCCTCGTCGCCCGAGCAGGAGATGCAGATGAAGATGGTCAAGTTCATGAGCGTGGTGATGTTCCCGCTGTTCATGTACAACGCGCCCGCGGGCCTGACGCTCTACTTCGCGACGAACTCAACGCTCGCGATCATCGAGAACAAGTGGATCCGGTCGCACATCGATCGATACGAGAAGATGTACCCGGAGGCGGGGAAGAAGAAGGGCGGCGGGAAGGACGCCGGGAAGCCCAGCGGATTCATGCAGCGCGTCCTGGCGGCGGCCGAGGAACGCAAGAAGATGATGGAGCAGATGCAGTCGCAGACCCAGCGCCGTGGCGGCAAGAAGTAG
- a CDS encoding 50S ribosome-binding GTPase: MRAGDTIVALATAFGRSPRGIIRLSGPRSLDRSILHVPRVRGTHRVEIPLKRGQHLPALALAMPHGEGSSSYTGEDTLELQIPGNQDLVSRVIAWLLTHDGVRLAEPGEFSARAYLNGRLTLEQAEGVAATIAASTREQLEGARALLDGATGREYRQMANECATLLALVEAGIDFTDQEDVVAIAPADLARRLDSLLAGNDRHLAGVGAKSREGALAVVALAGRPNAGKSTLFNALLGRDRAVASPVAHTTRDVLQEELDLSGDSPVGGRVHLCDLPGLDDVVSDGEAAVSSEHTRDAGASRAIRKAAQARANEALAAADLVLWCDPSGRFRDAPPGVDSERMLRVRTLVDVAAPGAGATSAAHGAEEVFPVCSIDGYGIGALRSAIARRAITGAVSGAGGLLPRHRESLANARKSLMDAKRVTESGRANLAEPEVIADALRTALDRLGELVGRISPDEILGRVFASFCVGK; encoded by the coding sequence GTGCGCGCCGGCGACACCATCGTCGCGCTCGCGACGGCGTTCGGCCGCTCGCCACGCGGGATCATCCGCCTGTCGGGCCCGAGGTCGCTGGATCGTTCGATCCTGCACGTGCCACGGGTTCGTGGGACGCACCGGGTGGAGATCCCGTTGAAGCGCGGGCAGCACCTTCCCGCGCTGGCACTGGCAATGCCGCATGGCGAAGGCTCGTCGTCCTACACCGGCGAAGACACGCTGGAACTGCAGATCCCGGGCAACCAGGATCTTGTCTCGCGTGTGATCGCGTGGCTCCTCACACACGACGGCGTTCGACTCGCCGAACCCGGTGAGTTCTCGGCCCGGGCGTACCTGAACGGTCGGCTGACCCTGGAACAGGCCGAGGGCGTGGCGGCGACGATCGCGGCGAGCACGCGCGAGCAACTCGAAGGGGCGCGAGCGCTCCTCGACGGGGCAACCGGGCGCGAGTATCGACAGATGGCCAACGAGTGCGCGACGCTCCTGGCGCTGGTCGAGGCTGGAATCGACTTCACGGATCAGGAGGACGTCGTGGCGATCGCGCCCGCGGACCTCGCCCGGCGGCTCGACTCGCTGTTGGCTGGCAACGATCGACACCTTGCGGGTGTGGGAGCGAAATCGCGTGAGGGCGCGCTCGCGGTCGTGGCGCTCGCGGGCAGGCCGAATGCAGGGAAATCGACGCTCTTCAATGCGCTCCTGGGGCGAGACCGCGCGGTCGCGTCGCCGGTGGCCCATACCACGCGGGATGTTCTTCAAGAGGAACTGGACCTCTCGGGCGATTCACCGGTGGGTGGACGCGTGCACTTGTGCGATCTCCCAGGGTTGGATGACGTGGTCTCAGACGGCGAGGCGGCGGTGAGCAGCGAACACACGCGGGACGCCGGCGCGAGCCGAGCGATTCGAAAGGCGGCCCAGGCACGCGCGAATGAGGCGCTCGCCGCCGCGGATCTGGTGCTCTGGTGCGATCCAAGCGGTCGGTTTCGCGACGCGCCGCCAGGCGTGGATTCGGAGCGAATGCTTCGGGTGCGAACGCTGGTAGATGTGGCCGCGCCCGGGGCAGGAGCGACATCGGCCGCGCATGGTGCTGAGGAAGTGTTTCCGGTCTGCTCGATCGACGGATACGGGATCGGGGCATTGCGATCGGCGATTGCGCGCCGTGCGATCACGGGGGCTGTGTCTGGGGCCGGTGGATTGCTGCCCAGACATCGCGAGTCGCTGGCGAACGCGCGAAAATCGCTCATGGACGCGAAGCGAGTGACAGAATCCGGACGCGCAAACCTCGCGGAACCCGAGGTGATCGCCGACGCGCTGCGCACCGCGTTGGATCGCCTCGGCGAACTCGTCGGGCGGATCTCACCCGATGAGATTCTGGGACGCGTCTTCGCCAGTTTCTGCGTGGGGAAGTAG
- a CDS encoding ATP-dependent Clp protease adaptor ClpS — protein sequence MASTENTPDPSPSTPTGTSGGAGGTAVAQRPAPVKPTPKQLPPYRVLLHNDDEIEMPHVVISLVELTPLDTARSTIVTLEAHNTGVALILVTHKERAELYQEQLRSKGLKVTIEPAEA from the coding sequence ATGGCCTCGACCGAGAACACACCCGATCCGTCGCCCTCAACTCCGACAGGAACCTCGGGGGGGGCGGGAGGGACGGCAGTGGCGCAACGCCCCGCGCCGGTCAAGCCGACGCCGAAGCAGTTGCCGCCGTACCGCGTGCTGCTGCACAACGACGACGAGATCGAGATGCCCCACGTCGTCATTTCGCTGGTGGAACTGACGCCCCTGGACACGGCCCGGTCGACGATCGTCACACTCGAGGCCCATAACACGGGCGTGGCCCTGATCCTGGTCACGCACAAGGAGCGTGCGGAGTTGTACCAGGAGCAGTTGCGGAGCAAGGGGCTCAAGGTCACCATCGAGCCGGCCGAGGCCTGA